A part of Micromonospora chersina genomic DNA contains:
- a CDS encoding helix-turn-helix domain-containing protein, translating into MNIEVWIRALKAARAGADVSQEGLAAEIRWSPSTVAAIETGRRRPTMEFAVAADQALGTGGLLAQLLKAADQERGPSWFVPWRGYEQQAVRLRAFEACLVPGLLQTEDYARAVISTGGLHPPGTADELVAVRLERQQLLHRDEPPHCVFLLDETAVRRPVGGPAVLDAQLARLLEVAELPAVRLHVVPLAVGEHAGLGGGFVLAELPDSERVLYLENAARGHVIDDPETIGLIERKWDSLLGEALSTGASLDLIRKLKVTP; encoded by the coding sequence ATGAACATCGAGGTGTGGATCCGGGCATTGAAGGCCGCTCGGGCCGGTGCGGACGTCTCCCAGGAAGGGCTGGCGGCGGAGATCAGGTGGAGCCCGTCAACAGTGGCCGCCATCGAGACCGGGCGACGCCGGCCGACAATGGAGTTCGCCGTCGCCGCCGACCAGGCCCTCGGCACCGGCGGCCTCCTCGCCCAACTGTTGAAGGCCGCCGACCAGGAACGCGGCCCGTCATGGTTCGTGCCCTGGCGTGGCTACGAACAGCAGGCGGTCAGACTTCGCGCCTTCGAGGCATGCCTGGTCCCGGGACTGTTGCAGACCGAGGACTACGCCCGTGCGGTGATCTCGACGGGCGGCCTGCATCCGCCCGGCACCGCTGACGAACTGGTGGCCGTCCGGCTGGAGCGGCAACAACTGCTGCACCGGGACGAGCCGCCGCACTGTGTGTTTCTGCTGGACGAAACCGCCGTCCGGCGACCGGTCGGTGGGCCGGCGGTGCTCGATGCTCAGCTCGCGCGCCTGCTGGAGGTGGCCGAGCTGCCGGCTGTGCGGCTGCATGTCGTCCCGCTTGCTGTAGGCGAGCATGCCGGGCTCGGTGGCGGCTTCGTGCTGGCCGAGTTGCCGGACTCCGAGCGGGTGCTCTACCTGGAAAACGCCGCGCGTGGACACGTCATCGACGATCCCGAGACCATCGGCTTGATCGAGCGGAAGTGGGATAGCCTCCTCGGCGAAGCGCTGTCCACGGGAGCCTCACTGGATCTCATCCGGAAGTTGAAGGTGACGCCATGA
- a CDS encoding type II toxin-antitoxin system RatA family toxin — translation MPVVEAVATVPVPPEVAFAVSQTVAPVRYRWDPFVREQHFVDGATRPGRGVRTFTRSRHGLVMVSEYVSWAPPTNVGMKMVRGPWFFERFGGGWRFAPGPEPGTTVATWRYNFRCRPAFLRPVAERIGVWLLRRDIRRRIAGYAAGCADPEVLAAARRSLPEGHR, via the coding sequence ATGCCGGTCGTCGAGGCGGTGGCCACCGTTCCGGTCCCCCCGGAGGTGGCCTTCGCCGTGTCGCAGACCGTGGCGCCGGTCCGCTACCGCTGGGACCCGTTCGTCCGCGAGCAGCACTTCGTCGACGGGGCGACCCGCCCCGGCCGGGGCGTGCGCACCTTCACCCGCTCCCGGCACGGCCTCGTCATGGTCAGCGAGTACGTCTCCTGGGCCCCGCCCACGAACGTGGGCATGAAGATGGTCCGCGGGCCCTGGTTCTTCGAGCGGTTCGGCGGTGGGTGGCGGTTCGCACCCGGCCCGGAGCCGGGCACGACAGTGGCCACCTGGCGGTACAACTTCCGGTGCCGGCCGGCGTTCCTGCGGCCGGTCGCCGAGCGGATCGGTGTCTGGCTGCTGCGCCGGGACATCCGCCGCCGGATCGCCGGGTACGCCGCCGGCTGCGCCGACCCCGAGGTGCTGGCCGCCGCCCGCCGCTCCCTCCCGGAGGGCCACCGGTAA
- a CDS encoding NAD-dependent epimerase/dehydratase family protein, translating to MKVAPRFGSGHRILVTGGAGFVPSHLVDRLIERDCTVVVLDNFVTGSKDNIAHLLEKPTFSLVEADISEGLPTDHPAMAERFDAILHMASPASPTDFEKLPVEILRVGSVATLHLLERATADGARFLMASTSEAYGDPKEHPQRETYWGNVNPIGIRSVYDEAKRFSEAATMAYHRSRGTDTAIVRIFNTYGPRMRPDDGRAIPTFISQALRGEPITVHGTGNQTRSICYVDDLVRGILLLLDSTETGPINCGTEHEMSMRQLAETIVSLTGSSSEVSYITRSADDPEMRRPDLTLARELLGYEPTVAPEDGLRRTIEYFRGRLGY from the coding sequence ATGAAGGTCGCTCCCCGCTTCGGCTCCGGACATCGCATCCTCGTCACCGGCGGCGCCGGCTTCGTCCCGTCGCACCTGGTCGACCGGCTCATCGAGCGCGACTGCACGGTCGTGGTGCTGGACAACTTCGTCACCGGCTCCAAGGACAACATCGCGCACCTGCTCGAGAAGCCGACCTTCTCGCTTGTCGAGGCGGACATCTCCGAGGGGCTGCCGACCGACCACCCGGCGATGGCCGAGCGGTTCGACGCGATCCTGCACATGGCCTCCCCGGCCAGCCCCACCGACTTCGAGAAGCTGCCGGTGGAGATCCTGCGGGTCGGCTCGGTGGCCACCCTGCACCTGCTGGAGCGGGCCACCGCCGACGGCGCCCGGTTCCTGATGGCCTCCACCTCCGAGGCGTACGGGGACCCGAAGGAGCACCCGCAGCGCGAGACGTACTGGGGCAACGTCAACCCGATCGGCATCCGGAGTGTCTACGACGAGGCGAAGCGCTTCTCGGAGGCGGCCACCATGGCCTACCACCGCAGCCGGGGCACCGACACCGCGATCGTCCGGATCTTCAACACGTACGGCCCGCGGATGCGCCCGGACGACGGCCGGGCCATCCCGACCTTCATCTCCCAGGCGCTGCGCGGCGAGCCGATCACCGTGCACGGCACCGGCAACCAGACCCGGTCGATCTGCTACGTCGACGACCTGGTGCGCGGCATCCTGCTGCTGCTCGACTCGACCGAGACCGGCCCGATCAACTGCGGCACCGAGCACGAGATGTCGATGCGGCAACTGGCCGAGACGATCGTGTCACTCACCGGAAGCAGCTCCGAGGTGAGCTACATCACCCGCTCCGCCGACGATCCGGAGATGCGCCGCCCCGATCTGACCCTCGCCCGTGAGCTGCTGGGATACGAACCCACCGTGGCGCCCGAAGACGGTCTCCGACGCACGATCGAGTACTTCCGCGGCCGGCTAGGGTACTGA
- a CDS encoding DUF397 domain-containing protein encodes MTTAEPRWRTSSRSTDSGGNCVEVADNMPGVVLVRDSKDRSGPTLAFTPDAWRAFVNAGLPTLETFRSR; translated from the coding sequence ATGACCACCGCCGAGCCCCGCTGGCGCACGTCGTCGCGATCGACGGACTCCGGCGGCAACTGCGTCGAGGTGGCGGACAACATGCCCGGGGTGGTGCTGGTGCGGGACAGCAAGGATCGGTCCGGGCCCACGCTCGCCTTCACCCCGGACGCCTGGCGCGCCTTCGTGAACGCTGGCCTCCCGACCTTGGAGACTTTCCGTTCGAGGTGA
- a CDS encoding solute symporter family protein — translation MSTVLAAEAGSTTARNLTITLFLVFVAITLAITVWASRQTKTATDFYAGGRSFSGFQNGMAIGGDYMSAASFLGIAGIIALYGYDGFLYSIGFLVAWLVALLLVAELLRNSGRYTMADVLAFRMRQRPVRTAAAVSTITVSIFYLLAQMVGAGALVALLLGIKPGTTFLGMDADTAKAATIFLVGALMIIYVTVGGMKGTTYVQIVKAFLLMTGAIVMTLLVLAKYKFNLSSLLGDAADASGKGAAFLEPGLRYGVETQGDALKTFYSKMDLLSLGIALVLGTAGLPHILIRFYTVPTAKAARKSVLWAIGIIGTFYLLTLALGFGAAALVGGTAITAQDKAGNTAAPQLAEALGKDFFGGNLGGATLLAIIAAVAFATILAVVAGLTLASSSSLAHDFYANVLKNGQASERQEVTVARISALVIGLVAIVLSIFAQSLNVAFLVALAFAVAASGNLPAILYSLFWKRFNTSGAVWAIYGGLLAAVVLVFFSPVVSGAPTAMFPDHDWHWFPLSNPGIISIPFGFLCGWIGTLLSKEHDEEKYAELEVRSLTGAGAH, via the coding sequence ATGAGCACGGTCCTCGCGGCTGAGGCGGGCAGCACCACGGCCCGCAACCTGACCATCACGCTGTTCCTGGTCTTCGTGGCGATCACGCTGGCGATCACCGTCTGGGCCAGCCGGCAGACCAAGACCGCCACCGACTTCTACGCGGGCGGCCGGTCCTTCTCCGGCTTCCAGAACGGCATGGCGATCGGCGGCGACTACATGTCCGCCGCGTCCTTCCTGGGCATCGCCGGCATCATCGCCCTGTACGGCTACGACGGCTTCCTCTACTCGATCGGCTTCCTGGTCGCCTGGCTGGTGGCGCTGCTGCTCGTCGCCGAACTGCTGCGCAACTCCGGCCGGTACACGATGGCGGACGTGCTGGCCTTCCGGATGCGCCAGCGTCCGGTCCGCACCGCGGCCGCGGTCTCCACCATCACGGTGTCGATCTTCTACCTGCTGGCCCAGATGGTCGGTGCGGGCGCGCTCGTCGCCCTCCTGCTCGGCATCAAGCCCGGCACGACCTTCCTGGGCATGGACGCCGACACCGCGAAGGCCGCGACGATCTTCCTGGTCGGCGCCCTGATGATCATCTACGTCACGGTCGGCGGGATGAAGGGCACCACGTACGTCCAGATCGTCAAGGCGTTCCTGCTGATGACCGGCGCTATCGTGATGACCCTGCTGGTGCTGGCCAAGTACAAGTTCAACCTGTCCTCGCTGCTCGGCGACGCGGCCGATGCCTCGGGCAAGGGAGCGGCCTTCCTCGAACCCGGGTTGCGCTACGGCGTCGAGACACAGGGCGACGCGCTGAAGACCTTCTACAGCAAGATGGACCTGCTCTCGCTGGGCATCGCGCTCGTGCTCGGCACCGCCGGCCTGCCGCACATCCTGATCCGCTTCTACACCGTGCCGACCGCGAAGGCGGCCCGGAAGAGCGTGCTCTGGGCCATCGGCATCATCGGCACCTTCTACCTGCTCACCCTGGCCCTCGGCTTCGGCGCGGCGGCGCTCGTCGGCGGTACGGCGATCACCGCGCAGGACAAGGCCGGCAACACGGCCGCCCCGCAGCTCGCCGAGGCGCTCGGCAAGGACTTCTTCGGCGGGAACCTGGGCGGGGCGACGCTGCTGGCGATCATCGCGGCGGTCGCCTTCGCCACGATCCTGGCGGTGGTCGCCGGGCTCACCCTGGCCTCGTCGTCGAGCCTGGCGCACGACTTCTACGCGAACGTGCTGAAGAACGGGCAGGCGTCGGAGCGCCAGGAGGTGACCGTCGCCCGGATCTCCGCCCTGGTGATCGGCCTGGTGGCCATCGTGCTGTCGATCTTCGCGCAGAGCCTGAACGTGGCGTTCCTGGTGGCGCTGGCCTTCGCGGTCGCCGCGTCGGGCAACCTGCCCGCGATCCTCTACAGCCTGTTCTGGAAGCGGTTCAACACGTCGGGCGCGGTCTGGGCCATCTACGGCGGCCTGCTCGCCGCCGTGGTGCTGGTCTTCTTCTCCCCGGTCGTCTCCGGGGCGCCGACGGCCATGTTCCCCGACCACGACTGGCACTGGTTCCCGCTGTCGAACCCGGGCATCATCTCGATCCCGTTCGGCTTCCTCTGCGGCTGGATCGGCACGCTGCTGTCGAAGGAGCACGACGAGGAGAAGTACGCCGAACTGGAGGTGCGCTCGCTCACCGGCGCGGGCGCGCACTGA
- a CDS encoding ABC transporter permease has product MAVPVTAAERPGRAVSPRHFVRLKLRVLRNNFRAQAWRIALFVGGVLFGLWFAVGGFFLFAAPGLAGESRYALMTAAFGGGLLALGWLLLPLVFFGVDETLDPARFALLPLSRRTLVTGLLAAALVSVPVLATLVTVAGLVVTAGALGGSFAALVAVLGVLLGLLLCVAGARAVTSAFATMLRSRRVRDLAAVLLAVLAALLGPLQLLVVGAVQQADWDRLTGVARVVGWTPFGAPWTAGVEVAGGHPVAAVLKLLITVAAIGVLLLWWSRSLESAMVGAASAGPARDRRGAAAAGAVGQLFPRAVGWAQRDRFGALVARECRYWWRDARRRANLITVAVVGIFVPVMVNLGGSRFATEGGAAFGQATANSSPVLVSLSMLFVGVLASVTLANQFGFDGSAYAANVVAGVPGRVELRARMVAFSLYVVPILAAVAVVLAVVLGRPGWLGVMAGGLFAAYGCGLAINATVSVLGGYALPETSNPFAMNTGSGIAKSLYALVSMVTSAVAGLPVVVAAALLGDVWLWLALPVGLAYGLGAALLGAYLAGDVLDHRQPELLAAVTPRR; this is encoded by the coding sequence GTGGCTGTCCCGGTGACCGCGGCCGAGCGGCCGGGCCGGGCCGTCTCGCCCCGGCACTTCGTCCGCCTCAAGCTGCGGGTGCTGCGCAACAACTTCCGCGCCCAGGCGTGGCGGATCGCGCTGTTCGTGGGCGGCGTGCTGTTCGGGCTCTGGTTCGCCGTCGGGGGCTTCTTCCTGTTCGCCGCGCCCGGCCTGGCCGGTGAGTCCCGGTACGCGCTCATGACCGCCGCGTTCGGCGGCGGCCTGCTGGCCCTCGGCTGGCTGCTGCTGCCGCTGGTCTTCTTCGGCGTGGACGAGACCCTGGACCCGGCCCGGTTCGCGCTGCTCCCGCTCTCCCGCCGCACCCTGGTCACCGGCCTGCTCGCGGCCGCCCTGGTCAGCGTCCCGGTGCTGGCGACACTGGTGACGGTCGCCGGGCTGGTGGTCACCGCCGGCGCGCTGGGCGGCTCGTTCGCCGCGCTTGTCGCGGTGCTCGGGGTGCTCCTCGGCCTGCTGCTCTGCGTGGCCGGCGCCCGCGCGGTGACCAGCGCCTTCGCCACCATGCTCCGTTCCCGCCGGGTACGCGACCTGGCCGCCGTGCTGCTCGCGGTGCTCGCCGCGCTGCTCGGCCCGTTGCAGTTGCTTGTGGTCGGCGCGGTCCAGCAGGCCGACTGGGACCGCCTCACCGGGGTGGCCCGGGTGGTGGGCTGGACGCCGTTCGGGGCGCCCTGGACGGCCGGTGTCGAGGTGGCCGGGGGGCATCCCGTCGCGGCCGTGCTGAAGCTGCTGATCACCGTGGCGGCGATCGGCGTGCTCCTGCTCTGGTGGTCGCGGTCGCTGGAGTCGGCAATGGTGGGCGCGGCGAGCGCCGGGCCGGCCCGGGACCGGCGCGGCGCGGCGGCCGCTGGCGCGGTCGGGCAGCTCTTCCCCCGGGCGGTCGGCTGGGCGCAGCGGGACCGGTTCGGGGCGCTTGTCGCCCGGGAGTGCCGCTACTGGTGGCGGGACGCCCGGCGGCGGGCCAACCTCATCACCGTGGCGGTGGTCGGCATCTTCGTGCCGGTGATGGTCAACCTGGGCGGCTCCCGGTTCGCCACCGAGGGCGGGGCCGCGTTCGGTCAGGCCACCGCCAACTCGTCCCCGGTGCTGGTCAGCCTATCGATGCTGTTCGTCGGGGTGCTCGCCTCGGTGACCCTGGCCAACCAGTTCGGCTTCGACGGCAGCGCGTACGCGGCCAACGTGGTGGCGGGCGTGCCGGGTCGGGTGGAGCTGCGGGCCCGGATGGTCGCGTTCTCGCTCTACGTGGTGCCGATCCTCGCCGCGGTCGCCGTGGTGCTGGCCGTCGTGCTCGGGCGACCCGGCTGGCTCGGCGTGATGGCCGGCGGGCTGTTCGCCGCGTACGGCTGCGGGCTGGCGATCAACGCGACGGTCTCGGTGCTCGGCGGCTACGCGCTGCCGGAGACCAGCAACCCGTTCGCCATGAACACCGGCTCCGGGATCGCGAAGAGCCTGTACGCCCTGGTGTCGATGGTGACCTCGGCGGTGGCGGGGCTGCCCGTGGTGGTGGCCGCCGCGCTGCTCGGCGACGTCTGGCTCTGGCTGGCCCTGCCGGTCGGCCTGGCGTACGGGCTCGGCGCCGCGCTGCTCGGCGCGTACCTGGCCGGGGACGTGCTGGACCACCGGCAGCCGGAGCTGCTGGCCGCCGTAACCCCGAGGCGCTGA
- a CDS encoding flavin reductase family protein: protein MEYRHDRTALLFFLGRLLAEATEQLPGARDLHRRFLGWARGRGGTMFHVNHEPGAEIHHTDPFAVPAGQRSPVRRLRGRLAAAVTLWTAPGPAGLTVSSTLVAEGEPDRLLGLVDPESDLWAAVEEAGRFAVAPLGPQHRQLADRFAGLFPSPGGLFALDSWTDTPYGPVPADAGGWAGCRLDATREYGWGLLVEATIEAVDLAEDTPPLLHYRGRYRGLTD from the coding sequence GTGGAGTACCGGCACGACCGGACCGCACTGCTGTTCTTCCTGGGCCGCCTTCTGGCCGAGGCCACCGAGCAGCTTCCCGGCGCCCGGGACCTGCACCGGCGCTTCCTGGGCTGGGCGCGGGGCCGGGGCGGCACAATGTTTCACGTGAATCATGAGCCGGGCGCCGAGATCCACCACACCGACCCGTTCGCCGTGCCGGCCGGGCAGCGCTCGCCGGTCCGCCGGCTGCGTGGCCGGCTGGCCGCCGCGGTGACGCTCTGGACCGCGCCCGGCCCGGCGGGGCTGACCGTCTCGTCCACCCTGGTGGCCGAGGGGGAGCCGGACCGGCTGCTCGGGCTGGTCGACCCGGAGTCGGACCTGTGGGCGGCGGTGGAGGAGGCGGGCCGGTTCGCGGTCGCGCCGCTCGGCCCGCAGCACCGGCAGCTCGCCGACCGGTTCGCCGGCCTCTTCCCGTCGCCGGGCGGCCTGTTCGCCCTCGACTCCTGGACCGACACGCCGTACGGGCCGGTGCCCGCGGACGCCGGCGGCTGGGCGGGGTGCCGCCTCGACGCCACCCGGGAGTACGGCTGGGGCCTGCTGGTCGAGGCGACCATCGAGGCGGTCGACCTGGCCGAGGACACCCCGCCGCTGCTGCACTACCGCGGCCGCTACCGGGGTCTGACCGACTGA
- a CDS encoding DUF485 domain-containing protein, with protein sequence MSTDTPASAPAESAAERYLAVQRSDEFAGLRRALRGFVFPMTVAFFLWYALYVILSAYARGFMGTKLVGNINVALVFGLLQFVSTFVIAWLYSRFADRKIDPVADRLRAEVGEVTHEHGPRG encoded by the coding sequence ATGTCCACGGACACACCCGCGTCCGCACCCGCCGAGTCGGCGGCGGAACGGTACCTCGCCGTCCAGCGGTCGGACGAGTTCGCCGGGTTGCGGCGCGCGCTGCGCGGCTTCGTCTTCCCGATGACCGTCGCGTTCTTCCTGTGGTACGCGCTCTACGTCATCCTCTCCGCGTACGCGCGGGGTTTCATGGGCACGAAGCTGGTCGGCAACATCAACGTCGCCCTGGTCTTCGGCCTGCTCCAGTTCGTCTCCACGTTCGTCATCGCCTGGCTCTACTCGCGGTTCGCCGACCGGAAGATCGACCCGGTGGCCGACCGGCTCCGCGCCGAGGTGGGGGAGGTGACCCATGAGCACGGTCCTCGCGGCTGA